One window of the Eucalyptus grandis isolate ANBG69807.140 chromosome 8, ASM1654582v1, whole genome shotgun sequence genome contains the following:
- the LOC120287659 gene encoding disease resistance protein RUN1-like, producing MWDACDFYPEEGIAKLSSMSLIKVGDNHELRMHDQLRDLGREIVREEKWEEPQYRSRLWESEKVLKVLKENKGTEKIKAIYFNKVHHSHFDEPFENFEAEHFKKLTGLRFLDVSGACLRGDFENSMGKLKWLRWWHCPSTFEANNFRLTELVALDLSWSTISR from the exons ATGTGGGACGCGTGTGACTTTTATCCAGAGGAGGGAATTGCAAAATTGAGTTCTATGTCATTAATAAAAGTTGGAGATAATCATGAGCTCAGAATGCATGACCAATTGAGAGATCTTGGTAGAGAAATTGTTCGCGAGGAGAAGTGGGAAGAGCCTCAATACCGTAGCAGGTTGTGGGAATCCGAGAAAGTCCTAAAAGTGCTAAAGGAAAATAAG GGAACAGAAAAGATTAAGGCCATTTATTTTAACAAAGTTCACCATTCCCACTTTGATGAGCCATTCGAGAATTTTGAAGCTGAGCACTTCAAGAAGTTAACAGGTCTAAGGTTCCTTGATGTGAGTGGGGCATGTCTCAGAGGAGATTTTGAGAATTCAATGGGGAAGTTAAAATGGCTTCGATGGTGGCATTGTCCCTCGACTTTTGAAGCAAACAATTTTCGCCTAACGGAATTAGTCGCACTCGATTTGTCTTGGAGCACGATCTCGAGATGA
- the LOC120287658 gene encoding toll/interleukin-1 receptor-like protein → MHPPIFGHSFAVLVAPILLSVLAFNLLNRKRANARRNAEDADAGASSSSTAPTGDHYEVFLNFRGEDTRNGFTSHLYDRLVAAGIDVFLDDNKLRQGEEIGLDLLEAIKNSKILIPILSENYCESKWCLDELIQIMECKNNKTGHIVLPIFYKVNPRDVRHQSGSFGGAFLKRERPFNPATLKKYKQALTAVGKLKGREADGNEAELVNTIVQTVSNKLKKDYDLLIPKNLVGIDNLWRRL, encoded by the exons ATGCATCCTCCCATTTTTGGGCACTCTTTCGCCGTGCTCGTGGCACCGATCCTCCTTTCCGTGCTCGCTTTCAATTTGCTCAACAGGAAAAGAGCCAATGCACGAAGAAATGCAGAAGATGCTGATGCCGGCGCATCTAGTTCGTCGACCGCGCCGACTGGAGACCATTACGAGGTGTTCTTGAACTTTAGAGGTGAAGATACTCGAAATGGTTTCACCAGTCACCTTTACGACAGGCTGGTCGCTGCCGGAATTGATGTTTTCTTGGACGATAACAAGCTCCGCCAAGGCGAGGAGATCGGCCTGGATCTCTTGGAAGCCATCAAGAACAGTAAGATCTTGATCCCCATTCTCTCCGAGAATTATTGTGAGAGTAAATGGTGCCTTGATGAACTGATTCAAATAATGGAGTGCAAGAATAATAAGACTGGGCATATAGTGTTGCCTATATTCTACAAAGTGAATCCAAGGGACGTGCGGCATCAGAGCGGAAGTTTCGGAGGTGCATTTCTTAAGCGGGAGAGGCCTTTCAACCCAGCGACTTTGAAGAAATACAAGCAAGCACTCACTGCAGTCGGTAAATTGAAAGGACGGGAAGCCGATGG GAATGAAGCAGAATTAGTGAATACGATTGTCCAAACGGTGTCGAACAAGCTGAAGAAAGACTATGATTTGCTTATTCCCAAGAATTTGGTTGGAATTGATAATCTGTGGAGAAGGTTATGA